One part of the Truepera radiovictrix DSM 17093 genome encodes these proteins:
- a CDS encoding protein jag produces MASDLDKYLSDLGIDTEDEAQPKLPTAPQAAAAEPAPSAAAEGSAAERLEAFLVGLLLHLDPGYAVEVTPAGERELRAEVVGGDPGKIIGRGGRTLAALEYLANAVLNRDEGAPHVRASLDVGGYRARRDERLRGVALKAAARARKTGLAVELEPMSAAERRVIHMTLADDPSVESASSGEGRERRVVVRPVG; encoded by the coding sequence ATGGCGAGCGATCTCGACAAGTACTTAAGCGACCTCGGGATCGATACCGAGGACGAGGCGCAGCCGAAGCTCCCCACCGCCCCCCAGGCCGCGGCGGCCGAGCCGGCGCCGAGCGCGGCGGCCGAGGGGAGCGCCGCCGAACGGCTCGAGGCCTTTTTGGTGGGGCTGCTGCTCCACCTCGACCCCGGTTACGCGGTCGAGGTGACGCCCGCGGGGGAGCGCGAGCTGCGCGCCGAAGTCGTCGGGGGTGACCCCGGCAAGATCATCGGGCGCGGGGGGCGCACGCTCGCCGCCCTCGAGTACCTCGCCAACGCTGTGCTCAACCGCGACGAGGGCGCGCCGCACGTGCGCGCCTCGCTCGACGTGGGGGGCTACCGCGCGCGCCGCGACGAGCGGCTGCGCGGCGTCGCCCTCAAGGCGGCCGCGCGCGCGCGCAAAACGGGGCTGGCGGTCGAGCTCGAGCCCATGAGCGCCGCCGAGCGCCGCGTGATCCACATGACCCTGGCTGACGACCCCAGCGTCGAGAGCGCGTCTTCGGGTGAGGGGCGCGAGCGGCGGGTGGTGGTGCGGCCGGTCGGCTAA
- a CDS encoding nucleoside deaminase: MTPTTPPPARPPEAWMRLAAEVAERGQTMFGAVLVRGGALLAEAANTVAKDRDPSAHAELSLIRRACRELVTTDLDGCTLYTTVEPCPMCAAACVWSGVSGVVFGASIAEVAELGVPQIALSCEELFGRVQHAPTLRGGVERERCLELCQRFW; the protein is encoded by the coding sequence ATGACCCCCACGACCCCCCCTCCCGCGCGCCCGCCGGAGGCGTGGATGCGCCTCGCGGCCGAGGTCGCCGAGCGCGGCCAGACGATGTTCGGCGCGGTGCTGGTGCGCGGTGGGGCGCTGCTCGCCGAAGCCGCCAACACCGTCGCCAAAGACCGCGACCCGAGCGCGCACGCCGAGCTGAGCCTTATCCGCCGCGCCTGCCGCGAGCTCGTCACCACCGACCTAGACGGTTGCACCCTCTACACGACCGTCGAACCCTGCCCGATGTGCGCCGCGGCGTGCGTGTGGAGCGGGGTCTCGGGGGTGGTCTTCGGCGCCTCGATCGCCGAGGTCGCCGAGCTGGGGGTGCCGCAGATCGCGCTCTCCTGCGAGGAGCTCTTCGGCCGGGTGCAGCACGCGCCGACCCTGCGCGGCGGGGTCGAGCGCGAGCGCTGCCTCGAGCTCTGCCAAAGGTTCTGGTAG
- a CDS encoding queuosine 5'-phosphate N-glycosylase/hydrolase, translated as MLAEIRAACAEVARRSRWVRLDEGGLARFAETLELASVTAPRYDAAHHYVGDPEAMLAFNLTLDAVNFGSGYFPHLRKRPGKSGYFTVALALKEHFEAHGPLAPRELVALTPPRTAALFGQDLGDPVRAELMRHFTEALHQLGSYLVERFGGSFAALVAAAQGRAERLAELLAEMPYFRDVARYGELRVPLYKRAQIAPSDLALAFDGQGYGHFSDLEQLTIFADNLVPHVLRVDGVLVYDPALVARLEAGALIPAGSEEEVEIRAVALHAAERLVAQLRAAGEAVSARQLDVYLWNRGQQERYKAAPRHRTRSVFY; from the coding sequence GTGCTCGCCGAGATTCGCGCGGCGTGCGCCGAGGTGGCGCGGCGCTCGCGGTGGGTGCGCCTCGATGAGGGGGGGCTAGCGCGCTTTGCCGAGACGCTCGAGCTCGCCTCCGTGACCGCCCCCCGTTACGACGCGGCGCACCACTACGTGGGCGACCCCGAGGCCATGCTGGCCTTTAACCTCACCCTCGACGCGGTCAACTTCGGCTCCGGCTACTTCCCGCACCTGCGCAAACGCCCCGGCAAGTCGGGGTACTTCACGGTCGCGCTGGCCCTTAAGGAGCACTTTGAGGCGCACGGTCCCCTCGCGCCGCGCGAGCTCGTGGCGCTCACCCCGCCGCGCACCGCCGCGCTCTTCGGCCAAGACCTAGGCGACCCGGTGCGCGCCGAGCTGATGCGCCACTTTACCGAGGCGCTGCACCAGCTCGGCAGCTACCTCGTAGAGCGCTTCGGCGGCTCGTTTGCAGCGCTCGTGGCGGCGGCACAGGGGCGCGCGGAGCGCCTCGCTGAGCTCTTGGCCGAGATGCCCTACTTCCGGGACGTCGCGCGCTACGGCGAGCTCCGCGTGCCCCTTTACAAGCGCGCCCAGATCGCCCCCTCGGACCTCGCGCTAGCGTTTGACGGGCAGGGCTACGGCCACTTTAGCGACCTCGAGCAGCTCACCATCTTCGCCGACAACCTCGTCCCGCACGTTCTGCGCGTCGACGGCGTGCTGGTCTACGACCCCGCGCTTGTGGCGCGCCTCGAGGCGGGCGCGCTGATCCCGGCGGGCTCAGAGGAGGAGGTCGAGATCCGGGCGGTCGCGCTGCACGCCGCCGAGCGGCTCGTGGCGCAGCTGCGCGCCGCCGGAGAGGCGGTGAGCGCGCGGCAGCTCGACGTCTACTTGTGGAACCGCGGTCAACAGGAGCGCTACAAAGCCGCGCCGCGCCACCGGACGCGCTCGGTGTTCTACTAG
- the cobT gene encoding nicotinate-nucleotide--dimethylbenzimidazole phosphoribosyltransferase, whose product MTAEATFRGALARVHRVDEKLYQRALARHAALTKPPGSLGALEPLGARLAAVLGTLKPRPEGRAVAVFAADHGVAAAGVSAYPQSVTAGMVRNFLAGGAAVNALAAAAGAKLLIVDVGVAADVDDHPALWSRKVARGTRNMLHGPAMTRAELFAACAAGVEAAEHLAARGAVLLAGGEMGIGNTTAAAALTAHLTGAPARAVTGRGSGLDDAGLARKVAVVEQVLERHGEQATEPLEALRRFGGLEIAALTGFYVGAAALRAPVVLDGFIATAAALVAAALAPAVRDYLFAAHRSQEPGHAVQLQHLGLTPLFDLGLRLGEGSGAVLAFGLLEGAAAVLRDMATFEEAGL is encoded by the coding sequence GTGACGGCTGAGGCGACCTTTCGGGGGGCGCTAGCGCGCGTTCACAGGGTCGACGAAAAGCTCTACCAGCGGGCGCTAGCGCGGCACGCCGCGCTCACCAAACCCCCCGGCAGCTTGGGCGCGCTCGAGCCCCTCGGCGCGCGCCTCGCGGCGGTGTTGGGTACGCTTAAACCGCGCCCAGAGGGCCGCGCGGTCGCCGTTTTCGCCGCCGACCACGGCGTCGCGGCGGCGGGGGTGTCGGCCTACCCGCAGAGCGTCACGGCGGGGATGGTCCGCAACTTTCTCGCCGGCGGCGCGGCCGTCAACGCGCTCGCCGCCGCCGCCGGCGCAAAGCTGCTGATCGTCGACGTCGGGGTCGCCGCCGACGTCGACGATCACCCGGCGCTGTGGTCGCGCAAGGTCGCGCGCGGCACCCGCAACATGCTCCACGGCCCCGCCATGACCCGCGCCGAGCTCTTCGCGGCGTGCGCCGCGGGGGTCGAGGCGGCCGAGCACCTCGCCGCGCGCGGGGCTGTGCTCTTAGCCGGTGGCGAGATGGGCATCGGCAACACGACCGCCGCCGCGGCCCTCACCGCGCACCTCACGGGCGCCCCCGCCCGGGCCGTCACGGGGCGCGGGAGCGGCTTGGACGACGCGGGGCTAGCGCGCAAGGTGGCCGTCGTTGAACAGGTGCTCGAGCGCCACGGGGAGCAGGCGACGGAGCCGCTCGAGGCGCTCAGGCGTTTTGGCGGCCTCGAGATCGCCGCCTTGACCGGTTTTTACGTCGGCGCCGCGGCCCTGCGCGCCCCCGTGGTGCTCGACGGATTTATCGCCACCGCCGCGGCGCTCGTCGCCGCCGCGCTGGCCCCGGCGGTGCGCGACTACCTCTTCGCCGCGCACCGCTCCCAAGAACCCGGCCACGCGGTGCAGCTGCAGCACCTCGGGCTAACCCCGCTTTTCGACCTCGGGCTGCGGCTCGGCGAGGGGTCGGGGGCGGTGCTGGCGTTCGGCCTTTTGGAGGGCGCCGCGGCGGTGCTGCGCGACATGGCGACCTTCGAGGAGGCGGGGCTTTAG
- a CDS encoding cobyric acid synthase, producing MRGRALMVQGCSSGAGKSYLTAALCRLYARRGVRVAPFKAQNMSNNAGVTPDGLEMSRAQLVQARAARVVPDVRMNPVLLKPEGDRRSQVVLLGRADPALSRLPWEARKARLWPHVAASLRGLLEAFELVILEGAGSPAEVNLKAGDIVNMRAALEADAKVLLVADIDRGGAFAHLLGTWACLEAAERETLLGFVLNKFRGDPALLGDATAWLAARTGRPTLGVVPYLPLALPEEDAQDLPPAGAAAREAPVRVAALRFPTVSNFDEFGPLARHPAVALSWVEAPSALAAADLIVLPGSKHLTTDAAWLQRTGLGAAVQERAESGALVLGICGGMQLLGRVIHDPHGLEGAAGTVTGLGLLDLETTLAPIKVTRNVQSTLLATGETVTGYEIHHGRTRAGGRAQPLLADGLGFRQGRVLGVYPHGLLEDAAFVRYLLGALGVSAAQLDPEAGLEAALDRLADHVEAHLDVSAIDDALFRGRAPRRPPRLVLVTGGARSGKSRYAEALVRRFLEPGEGALYLATLRASDPEMARRVARHRARRPVSWRTLETPLAPAEALAAAPERVVLLDCLSGYVANLLLSRYAAGEQSEAEAAAQAGDEAIAAALAGVDALLGAVRRAGKTVVVVTNEVGSGVVPAYALGRLFRDALGLANARVAAAADAVALCVVGLPQLLKGTLPEVTLDEGDA from the coding sequence GTGAGGGGGCGGGCGCTCATGGTGCAGGGGTGCAGCAGCGGCGCGGGCAAGTCGTACCTGACAGCCGCCCTCTGCCGCCTCTACGCGCGGCGCGGCGTGCGGGTCGCCCCCTTCAAAGCGCAGAACATGAGCAACAACGCCGGCGTCACGCCCGACGGGCTCGAGATGAGCCGCGCGCAGCTCGTGCAGGCCCGCGCCGCTCGCGTCGTCCCCGACGTGCGGATGAACCCGGTGCTGCTCAAACCCGAAGGCGACCGGCGCTCGCAGGTCGTGCTCCTCGGCCGCGCCGACCCGGCGCTCTCACGGCTCCCCTGGGAGGCGCGCAAGGCGCGCCTCTGGCCGCACGTGGCGGCGTCGTTGCGGGGCCTTCTGGAGGCGTTCGAGCTGGTCATCTTGGAGGGCGCGGGCAGCCCCGCCGAGGTCAACTTGAAAGCGGGCGACATCGTCAACATGCGCGCCGCGCTCGAGGCCGACGCGAAGGTGCTCCTCGTCGCCGACATCGACCGCGGGGGGGCGTTCGCCCACCTCTTGGGCACCTGGGCGTGCTTGGAGGCGGCCGAACGGGAGACGCTCCTCGGTTTCGTGCTCAACAAGTTCCGCGGCGACCCCGCCCTCTTGGGGGACGCCACGGCGTGGTTAGCGGCGCGCACGGGGCGGCCGACTTTGGGGGTGGTGCCCTATCTGCCGCTCGCGCTCCCCGAGGAGGACGCGCAGGACCTGCCGCCGGCGGGGGCGGCCGCGCGCGAGGCGCCCGTCCGGGTGGCCGCTCTGCGCTTTCCGACGGTCTCCAACTTCGACGAGTTCGGCCCCCTCGCGCGGCACCCGGCGGTGGCGCTCAGCTGGGTCGAGGCGCCGAGCGCGCTGGCCGCGGCCGACCTCATCGTGCTGCCCGGCTCGAAGCACCTCACCACGGACGCCGCTTGGCTGCAACGCACCGGCCTCGGGGCGGCGGTGCAGGAGCGCGCGGAGAGCGGCGCGCTGGTGCTCGGGATCTGCGGTGGGATGCAGCTCTTGGGCCGCGTCATCCACGACCCCCACGGGCTCGAGGGGGCAGCGGGGACGGTTACGGGGTTGGGGCTTTTGGACCTGGAGACCACCCTGGCGCCCATTAAGGTCACGCGAAACGTCCAAAGTACCCTGTTGGCGACGGGCGAAACGGTCACCGGCTACGAGATTCACCACGGCCGCACCCGCGCCGGGGGCCGCGCGCAACCCCTCCTTGCCGACGGCCTCGGGTTTCGGCAGGGGCGCGTCCTGGGCGTCTATCCGCACGGGCTCTTGGAGGACGCGGCGTTCGTCCGCTACCTGCTCGGCGCGCTCGGCGTGAGCGCGGCACAGCTAGACCCCGAGGCGGGGCTCGAGGCGGCGCTCGACCGGCTCGCCGACCACGTCGAGGCGCACTTAGACGTCAGCGCCATCGACGACGCCCTCTTTCGCGGGCGCGCCCCGCGGCGCCCCCCGCGGCTCGTGCTGGTCACCGGCGGGGCGCGCTCGGGCAAGTCGCGCTACGCCGAGGCGCTCGTGCGGCGCTTTTTGGAGCCGGGCGAGGGGGCGCTCTACCTGGCGACGTTGCGCGCGAGCGACCCGGAGATGGCGCGGCGCGTCGCGCGGCACCGCGCGCGGCGACCCGTGAGCTGGCGGACGCTCGAGACCCCGCTCGCCCCGGCCGAGGCGCTCGCGGCGGCCCCCGAGCGGGTGGTGCTGCTCGACTGCCTGTCGGGCTACGTCGCGAACCTGCTCCTTAGCCGCTACGCTGCGGGCGAACAGAGCGAAGCGGAGGCCGCCGCGCAGGCCGGCGACGAGGCCATCGCGGCGGCCTTGGCGGGGGTCGACGCGCTTTTGGGGGCGGTTCGCCGCGCGGGCAAAACCGTCGTGGTGGTGACCAACGAGGTCGGTAGCGGGGTGGTGCCCGCCTACGCGCTCGGTCGCCTTTTCCGCGACGCGCTGGGCCTCGCCAACGCCCGCGTCGCCGCGGCTGCCGACGCCGTGGCGCTCTGCGTGGTGGGGCTGCCGCAGCTCCTCAAGGGCACCCTGCCGGAGGTGACGCTCGATGAGGGGGACGCGTGA
- a CDS encoding histidine phosphatase family protein — MREHATEHAGGLELWLVRHGESLWNLEGRVQGQGDPALSDRGREAARRLRPRLQRAAFDAVFTSDLARARETARLALPGRSAVPDARLRELAFGRWEGRRWQEVAASDGTALGAWYDDPYAHAPTGGERYEALLARVTAWRRELGARGRVLAFTHGGPILALLYSLTGTPQGGRWRFAVPPASLSKLVLGDRGAILQTVGDVAHLEDLPPEDARAQGPA, encoded by the coding sequence ATGCGTGAGCACGCAACGGAGCACGCCGGGGGGCTCGAGCTGTGGCTCGTGCGCCACGGCGAGAGCCTCTGGAACCTCGAGGGGCGGGTGCAGGGGCAGGGCGACCCGGCGCTCAGCGACCGGGGCCGCGAGGCGGCGCGGCGCCTGCGGCCGCGCCTGCAGCGCGCGGCGTTCGACGCGGTCTTCACCTCCGACCTCGCGCGCGCCCGGGAGACGGCGCGGCTCGCCCTGCCGGGGCGGAGCGCCGTACCGGACGCGCGCCTGCGCGAGCTCGCCTTCGGCCGCTGGGAGGGGCGGCGCTGGCAGGAGGTCGCCGCGTCCGACGGCACCGCGCTCGGGGCGTGGTACGACGACCCTTACGCGCACGCGCCGACCGGCGGTGAGCGCTACGAAGCGCTCCTGGCGCGCGTAACGGCGTGGCGGCGCGAGCTAGGCGCGCGCGGGCGGGTGCTCGCCTTTACCCACGGCGGCCCCATCTTGGCCCTTCTCTACAGCCTGACGGGGACCCCGCAGGGGGGGCGGTGGCGCTTCGCGGTGCCGCCCGCGAGCCTGAGCAAACTCGTCTTGGGCGACCGGGGGGCGATCCTCCAGACGGTCGGCGACGTCGCCCACCTCGAGGACCTCCCCCCCGAGGACGCCCGCGCACAGGGGCCGGCGTGA
- a CDS encoding pyridoxal phosphate-dependent aminotransferase, with protein MPEPKPWLHLPPLPHGGPDGTAVGEGRDFSVNSNPFGPPPELLEHLRELALASYPDPSYKEARAAAAAHHGAPLERVTLGSAAELIYRLAACYLRPNDAVLVATPTFGEYARASQLQGARVATCAVYRRGAPPDAAALARAVESVRPALVWLCHPNNPTGHAWEAGALHELAERCAARGALLVLDAAYLELSERASAPAELPEGAVQLHALTKTFAVAGLRAGYALAPAEVAEVLRRAAPPWSVSTPAAAAVRWCRSPAAAAFVRHSVPRLLAERRALQRGLCALGLEVWESATSFFLVEVGSASAVSARARAAGFRLRDASSLGLDSCVRLAAGRPEDNHRLLAAFPRFLGPGGSDA; from the coding sequence GTGCCCGAGCCTAAACCGTGGCTGCACCTCCCCCCCCTCCCCCACGGCGGCCCCGACGGCACCGCCGTGGGGGAGGGGCGCGACTTCAGCGTCAACAGCAACCCCTTCGGGCCGCCCCCCGAGCTGCTCGAGCACCTGCGCGAGCTCGCGCTCGCCAGCTACCCCGACCCGAGCTACAAGGAGGCGCGCGCGGCCGCCGCGGCGCACCACGGCGCCCCGCTCGAGCGGGTCACCTTGGGGAGCGCCGCCGAACTCATCTACCGGCTCGCAGCCTGCTACCTGCGCCCGAACGACGCGGTGCTGGTCGCCACCCCGACCTTCGGCGAGTACGCCCGCGCGAGCCAGCTGCAGGGGGCGCGGGTCGCCACCTGCGCGGTCTACCGGCGGGGCGCACCCCCCGACGCGGCGGCCCTCGCGCGCGCCGTGGAGAGTGTTCGCCCCGCGCTCGTGTGGCTCTGCCACCCGAACAACCCCACGGGGCACGCCTGGGAGGCGGGGGCGCTGCACGAGCTCGCCGAGCGCTGCGCGGCGCGGGGGGCGCTGCTGGTGCTCGACGCGGCCTACCTCGAGCTGAGCGAACGCGCGAGCGCCCCCGCCGAGCTCCCCGAGGGCGCGGTGCAGCTCCACGCGCTCACCAAAACCTTCGCCGTCGCGGGGCTGCGCGCGGGTTACGCGCTCGCCCCCGCCGAGGTCGCCGAGGTGCTGCGCCGCGCCGCCCCCCCCTGGTCGGTGAGCACCCCCGCGGCGGCCGCCGTGCGCTGGTGCCGCTCGCCGGCCGCCGCGGCCTTCGTGCGCCACAGCGTGCCGCGCCTCTTGGCCGAGCGCCGCGCGTTGCAACGGGGGTTGTGCGCGCTCGGGCTCGAGGTTTGGGAGAGCGCCACGAGCTTCTTTTTGGTGGAGGTCGGGAGCGCGAGCGCGGTGAGCGCTCGCGCCCGCGCGGCGGGGTTTCGGCTGCGCGACGCCTCGAGCTTGGGGCTAGACAGCTGCGTGCGGCTCGCGGCGGGGCGCCCCGAGGACAACCACCGCTTGTTGGCGGCGTTCCCGCGCTTTCTCGGTCCCGGAGGGAGCGATGCGTGA
- the cbiB gene encoding adenosylcobinamide-phosphate synthase CbiB: MAPVGVPFGAALLSLALDLCFGEPPARLHPVVAMGRYLNLKGALLARARRPRARLAAGFGFVALGAALSGGLAWGVQRGAQRLPDPARRPLLACALAPLFSVRALLTAGGAVRDALAAGDLTAARRLLGWHLVSRETAGLTPSEVAGAAVASLAENLTDSITAPLLYAAAFGLPGAAVYRFVNTADAVLGYRTPALEHFGRAAARADDLLSFVPARLSGGLLLLALTLAGGDARAAWRGLKRDARRTPSPNGGVTMALAAAGLGVRLEKRGVYVLNAAGRAPTAADIGRAQQLVGAALGLGMLGWWLLGSARARA, encoded by the coding sequence ATGGCGCCGGTGGGCGTGCCGTTTGGGGCCGCGCTCCTCAGCCTCGCGCTCGACCTGTGTTTTGGCGAGCCGCCCGCGCGGCTGCACCCGGTCGTGGCGATGGGGCGCTACTTGAACCTCAAGGGGGCGCTCTTGGCGCGCGCCCGCCGCCCCAGGGCGCGCCTCGCTGCGGGGTTCGGGTTCGTCGCCCTGGGCGCGGCGCTCTCGGGCGGCCTCGCTTGGGGGGTGCAGCGCGGCGCGCAGCGCCTCCCCGACCCCGCGCGGAGGCCGCTGCTCGCGTGCGCGCTCGCGCCGCTCTTTAGCGTCCGGGCGCTTCTAACGGCCGGCGGGGCGGTGCGGGACGCTCTGGCGGCGGGCGACCTGACGGCCGCGCGGCGGCTGCTCGGGTGGCACCTGGTGAGCCGCGAGACCGCTGGGCTCACGCCGAGCGAGGTCGCGGGGGCGGCGGTCGCGTCGCTCGCGGAGAACCTCACCGATAGCATCACCGCGCCCCTTCTCTACGCGGCCGCCTTCGGGTTGCCGGGGGCGGCGGTCTACCGCTTCGTCAACACCGCCGACGCGGTGCTCGGCTACCGCACGCCGGCGCTCGAGCACTTCGGCAGAGCGGCCGCCCGCGCCGACGACCTCTTGAGCTTCGTCCCGGCGCGCCTCTCGGGGGGGCTGCTGCTCCTCGCCCTCACGCTCGCGGGCGGCGACGCGCGCGCCGCGTGGCGCGGCCTCAAACGCGACGCGCGGCGCACCCCGAGCCCGAACGGCGGGGTCACCATGGCGCTCGCCGCCGCCGGGCTCGGGGTGCGGCTCGAAAAGCGCGGCGTCTACGTCCTTAACGCCGCCGGTCGGGCACCCACCGCCGCCGACATCGGGCGCGCGCAGCAGCTTGTGGGGGCTGCGCTCGGGCTCGGGATGCTCGGCTGGTGGCTTTTAGGGAGCGCGCGTGCCCGAGCCTAA
- the cobO gene encoding cob(I)yrinic acid a,c-diamide adenosyltransferase, whose protein sequence is MAKTPPTTYTTPKPQGERRGLVIVYTGHGKGKTTAALGLLLRAHGRGLKTRLFQFIKHEGASFGEHRALAALGVPYEGLGDGFSWRSRDLEASRALAVAGWERAKAAILSGAYDLVVLDEVTYPVSWGWLEVDDVIATLRARPPKMHVVLTGRDAHERLLAVADTVTEMHKVKHAFDAGVPAQRGVEH, encoded by the coding sequence ATGGCTAAGACCCCGCCGACGACCTACACCACCCCCAAACCCCAGGGCGAGCGCCGCGGGCTCGTCATCGTCTATACGGGCCACGGCAAGGGCAAGACGACCGCCGCCCTGGGCCTTTTGCTGCGCGCGCACGGGCGCGGCCTAAAAACGCGCCTGTTTCAATTTATCAAACACGAGGGGGCGAGCTTCGGCGAGCACCGCGCGCTCGCCGCCCTCGGCGTCCCCTACGAGGGGTTGGGCGACGGCTTCTCGTGGCGTTCGCGCGACCTAGAGGCCAGCCGCGCGCTCGCGGTCGCCGGCTGGGAGCGGGCCAAAGCGGCGATCCTTAGCGGCGCGTACGACCTCGTGGTGCTCGACGAGGTGACCTACCCCGTGTCGTGGGGGTGGCTCGAGGTGGACGACGTCATCGCGACCTTGCGGGCAAGGCCCCCCAAGATGCACGTGGTGCTGACCGGCCGCGACGCGCACGAGCGGCTTCTAGCGGTCGCCGACACCGTCACGGAGATGCACAAGGTCAAGCACGCCTTCGACGCCGGGGTGCCCGCGCAGCGGGGTGTCGAGCACTGA
- a CDS encoding adenosylcobinamide amidohydrolase, which produces MSGPRGERLPFGAPGVTLRRTLPSARAWRHHLLLELPGRCAALSSAPLGGGFSRPRFVLSCSVERGWCSDDPAGELRRYARALDLPPAETLGLLTAVSMAELETASAARAGWRVHALVTAGVGNAAAAGGRDPLGAGAAGAGTVNLIVLLEGALEPAALVGAVQSATEAKTAALRDANVRTPFGELATGTTTDTVSVVSLAPAPRSPYAGLATAPGFLVADTAYTALARALRRLDG; this is translated from the coding sequence GTGAGCGGGCCGCGCGGCGAGCGCCTCCCCTTCGGGGCGCCGGGGGTAACGCTGCGCCGCACCCTGCCGAGCGCGCGCGCCTGGCGCCACCACCTCCTACTCGAGCTGCCGGGGCGCTGCGCGGCGCTCTCGAGCGCGCCCCTCGGCGGCGGCTTTAGCCGCCCCCGCTTCGTGTTGAGCTGCAGCGTCGAACGGGGGTGGTGCTCGGACGACCCGGCGGGGGAGCTGCGGCGCTACGCGCGCGCGCTCGACCTCCCCCCCGCTGAGACGCTCGGGCTGCTCACCGCGGTGAGCATGGCGGAGCTCGAGACCGCCTCGGCGGCGCGCGCGGGGTGGCGCGTCCACGCGCTCGTCACGGCCGGGGTGGGCAACGCCGCCGCCGCCGGCGGGCGCGACCCGCTCGGGGCGGGGGCGGCAGGCGCCGGGACGGTCAACCTCATCGTGCTGCTCGAGGGCGCGCTCGAGCCTGCCGCGCTCGTCGGGGCGGTGCAGAGCGCCACCGAGGCCAAAACCGCCGCGCTGCGCGACGCCAACGTCCGGACGCCCTTCGGGGAGCTCGCCACGGGCACCACCACCGACACGGTGAGCGTGGTCAGCCTCGCCCCCGCGCCCCGAAGCCCCTACGCGGGGCTCGCCACGGCGCCCGGCTTTCTGGTCGCCGACACCGCCTACACCGCGCTCGCGCGCGCTTTAAGGAGGCTCGATGGCTAA
- a CDS encoding adenosylcobinamide-GDP ribazoletransferase produces the protein MLRALRVALAFLTTLPLPPLAWREDDLRRGVRAYPLAGLVLGALLYLTGWLLRGLPEPLSGALLVGAWLLFTGALHFDGFCDLADAALASRPPAERQQIARDPHLGAFALAAGGVLLLVKAAAAGAAPLTALLFAPLVSRTTVVLPMALAPLGAGSRLGRLARPNPRDVPLPLLLGLGLGGALAWRVGALSLFALLFAVSLLCTLLLAAWLARRLAGLGGDAYGAMIEASETLMLVAAVAA, from the coding sequence GTGCTGCGGGCCCTGCGCGTGGCGCTGGCGTTTCTCACCACCCTGCCGCTGCCGCCGCTGGCTTGGCGTGAGGACGACCTGCGGCGCGGCGTACGCGCCTACCCGCTCGCAGGGCTCGTGCTGGGAGCGCTCCTCTACCTGACCGGGTGGCTTTTGCGCGGCCTCCCCGAACCGCTGAGCGGCGCGCTCCTCGTCGGCGCGTGGCTTCTTTTCACGGGTGCGCTGCACTTCGACGGTTTTTGCGACCTCGCCGACGCGGCTTTGGCGAGCAGACCGCCCGCGGAGCGCCAGCAGATCGCCCGCGACCCGCACCTGGGCGCTTTCGCGCTCGCGGCCGGCGGCGTGCTGCTGCTCGTCAAAGCTGCGGCCGCCGGCGCCGCCCCTCTCACCGCGCTGCTTTTCGCCCCGCTCGTAAGCCGCACCACCGTGGTGCTGCCGATGGCGCTCGCGCCCTTGGGAGCGGGCAGCCGCTTGGGACGCCTTGCGCGCCCGAACCCGCGCGACGTGCCCCTGCCGCTGCTCCTGGGGCTGGGGCTAGGGGGCGCGCTCGCCTGGAGGGTGGGGGCGCTCTCGCTCTTCGCGCTCCTTTTCGCCGTCTCCCTCCTCTGCACGCTGCTCCTGGCGGCGTGGCTCGCGCGGCGCCTCGCGGGGCTCGGTGGGGACGCCTACGGGGCGATGATCGAGGCCAGCGAAACCCTGATGCTCGTCGCGGCGGTGGCGGCGTGA